In the genome of Candoia aspera isolate rCanAsp1 chromosome 4, rCanAsp1.hap2, whole genome shotgun sequence, the window CAATCCAAGGAGAGATTTTAAAGCTATTTAGAAAACTGCTTTCTGATGAACTCTACTAAAGATTTGCTAGTCGCAGTAGCTTCGGCTTTGCTGCTTGATCGCCTTCGAGCTAGCTTGCCAGTCTGTTTGCTTCCTTGCCTGTAAttctttttctgctctttctcAAGACAAAAGGTATGGTATGGAGAAAACGCAGAGAGgggattttttaaagagaaactgAATGTTGGTTAAAATGGAGGGTAGTATTAAAGCTGAAAGTAGAGCATTCTTATAGTAGGCTCCAAAATTGTTTGTATCCCTCGTGTTTTGTCCATAATCTTAAAATGTGGGAACAGTAAACTGTTAGAGTAAGTAACAGTAAAatactatgagagccagtttggtgtagtgctgaaggcaccaggctagcaaccgGGAGATCCTGAATTACAGTCGttccttagggacaaagccagctgggtaaccttgggccagtcacactctctcagcactgggaaacaggcaatggcaaagcacttctgaaatcttgccaagaaaactgcagggacttctccaagcagtcaccaggagttaacactgactggaaggcaccaaaaaacataAATTTGAGGAGGAGAAACAAAGgagacatttttcattttaaaaaaattgaatgatATATATACTTTAGGTTGCAATCCTGTGCATTCCATTTGtgtgcatgtttattcagaagtaagccccTTTGTTTTCAGTGCTGCCTACTTCCTTCAAGTAATTAAAATTGCTATCCTAGTCAATAAATCATGTGTTAAAGTGATACTTAATTGTTCAGTAAATATGTAAAGGAGTGAACTGCATGTGGCTAGCTTGAGATGTTATTGGTTTAAAATCTAAATACTTGTCAGTTCAAAATGAACCCCATTGAAAAAAAGCTTTAGAATCCTGTATTGAATTTAAACAAactatctttttttaataaagctttaagtttttcaacaaatacataaaactacaagaaatgaaataaagtatattataagaaaaaaaagaactaaaaagcatgaaaatacaaaaaagactactacataatacatacatggtaacttctgactttctacaacaaagatatgaagaagtcaatatcaatctcttactctagttCAAACTGAGATaagcattacttctataaaacatttccattctcaatataacatttcctctaaaatactatttttcccttgaaatgaatatatatatatatagaaaaaattgataacatacaaacaaaaattccccccttaatagacagataaacaaatatccttcctcattacaattttactcctaaccaaaacatttatatagttaaacttactgtccttcttcattacaattttgcacctaaccaaagcatttatataaacattatatctccaccattacatatttaaacaataaccttattaatatccttttacccaaggtaaatttattatccccaaagcaaaaacatctgtctaagcCTTTAAAAGACCAccctaataaacacaattaaacagttaacccacttcgaagtaaactaaggcatttatatatctcactgttacacacaaggctttctccttgcaatcctcgacttgccttgtaaagtccaactcatcttcaacgACCTTCggtcccttgaggcttaaatcttgaCTTTGATCTCAGTAGTCAAAAATGCAGCCATTTCTGTTCCTCttacacccaaagcttttccttcttcaaaattaatattcaagaggtgaatcttcttcccttcactttttggctttgggacattactcctcatttttttctttgagaccggaccattattttccaaataactttctaagagatggtccaaagcataagtaatcttaaggtacagctccttaaaaatatctttaaaatcttccatatccctccacAGAAtgttatggtgccctctagtgcctcaggacaTTAGACAAgaggctgtctttcagaaagaaagtgttaTTCAGCGGGGGTGGAAAAATAAAGGCAAACAAAGCCATTTCTCATTGGAAAGCAGATAGATCACAGCTCAGCTCTGACAGTAAACAGGtaaaagtctttaaatccaacaatacaatttaaaaagaaaaaagaaaatatatagattTAGGGGGGGAAagccaaattaataaattaataacttccaaaagaaatgaaaaccaccaagagattctgcatttctttgttgcaaaaagcctctccttaataatattaaaaaagaaaaaaaatggtattttaaaaatggggtaTGCAGCTTTTGAATCCGTTTAAGGCTTTAACACAGCTTAGGAAATGATCGAAATCTCTGCCTCCTAGTTGCTAGTTTACCAGTCGATCACGAAATGCTGTTTTGTGGTCTTCAGGATAGagtaattcctggggttctccttaatccggagaacatttctgggctctAGAAAattctgcctgagcccaaaaaagtctGTATTGCTGGGTCAGCCGTGAAGCTTGCGGAGACACGTCTCAAGTTGCCAGTCCcccactggaagtgaagaatttAAACAAACTGTCTTAAACAGACTAATATATGACACTATTTGGAGATGATATCTCTTCCTTAAGCTCCTGCTTTGGCAGTACAAGCTCCAGCTTCTTTACTCAATCCTGTGGAAGAGGAAACTGAATATTATGAAAATCCAAGCTTTTTAGACAGCATGTTTTGGATGCCAGCTCCAAAGTCAAGGCGAACAATTGAAGTGAATCGCTGCAGGCGAAGGAATTTTAACCACCTtataaagataaaggtaattTGTTAAGTTTCTTTTTGCAGAAAATTGGGAATTTGTCTCCCTTGCAGTGTTTCTAAATTGTCTGTTCTTCCGTATCAACAGGAGTAAGTTGACAAGaaaattcagaaatataaatGTACATTCGTTTCACAATGGCTTTGCTGTGAATGTATAGTATAAATCTGGGCAGTCTGTGGGTTGCATGATGTCACTATCAGCTGAGAATGTGCAACCAAAACTTGATTGCAAAATAGCTGGATTTTAGtgtgggtttgtttttatttgcttatctTAACTCCTAACAAACAAACTGTTCCAGCCAGAAAACTGTCCATCTACCCACTATGGCACCTATTTTTGCCTAGTTTCACACTGTCCTTTTAAGTAGGACAATAGGAGCAGGAGATTCCTGGGAAACAAATCACTTCCATACCCACCATTGAGCTCCTGTCCTTGGAAAGGTTAAGGTTTGAAATGGAGCAGATTGCCTTTCAGATTGCCTCCTGCTCCCCCTCACATCCTAAATACCTCTCCCCAAAATGAAAAACAGGCCAAAAAAATTCACTCCTGCTTCTTCGCTGAACAGCCTCCAGCAGCCCTCTAGAACATGAGGAATCTGAAAGGCAGACTCAATCCTTCAAATATTGCCTGTTCCCACTGAAAATTTGTAAAATGTTAAGTTGCTGACGTATTGAGTTTTGCCTGGCATTGGACAGTGCTGTTCTTGTCCTGGTTTTATGATTTTGATAAGTTGTTTAATCCTATTTTGTACTCTACTGTATTGTTATGGTtattaatgaaaaacagataagattttttataaataattaaacattctCATCACTGCATCttaagactcttttttttttcttttagaaaaacgtTGATATCTGTCCTGAATGTGGCAACTTGAAAGAGAAGCATGTTCTTTGTGGCTATTGCTATGAAAAAGTTAAACAGGAAACTTATGCCATAAGAAAGCAAATAGGAGTACTGGAAGATGGACCACATAAGGCCCCCACTGTAGAAAGTGTTGTGCTTTATGCAGGAGAAACACCCAAAGCTGAAGATGAAGGCAAACGAATTATAGAAAGAAATAGGAAACGTCCATCTTGGTTCACATTGGATTAAACAAGCAGCACAGTGGAATGGTTGATTCCCATATACACAAGGCCGCAACTAGgttctgtgtcacccggggcaaacatggattccatgcccattttggcgccccccagcgcttattttggcaccccatcagcatggcacccggggcacatgccccggttgcccccccccccagttgcagccctgcgtATACAAATCCTAGTACAGATAATACACATCCTGAAGAACAATACATTTATATTGCAGTTGTTTTAGTATGCTATTTGCAGCACAGTATATTGTTATACTTTGTAAAGagttctgatttttttgttttttaacattcaGCCAGGAATTAATTCTGTGTTTGGAATTTATATGGGTGGGGAACTTGGCTACTGTGAACTTAGTGATAACATAATCTTATGGTAGGCTAAGCAAGTCATTATTTGCAGAAGTGGGATATAACTACGTACAAAGGTATTTCATGTTCTCTCAACATGCATTTAAAATACGTTTGCaattaaaataaagcatattCAGTTTCTTGAGTTCTCTGTGTTATTCTTTCATTTTGTAGGCAATTTTCTGAGCTATGGAGAATATTGTGATAAAACTTATATGGCAGATACAGCAACTTTTCCAACTTCAGTGATAGGAcatactcttttttttcctccagacctACAGGAGGCATACCCAGTGATGCAATGGCATCACAGGTTGAAGGAGGCTAAAGATCTTTCTAACTTGGTTTTTTGAGAAAGTTGTGGATGGCTGTGGAATAAAGAACTAAAGAGGTTCAGTAAGCTATATGGGttcttaattcatttattttgcacaTTTTGGGACTGATTAATACTCCAAGCAATGAACTGAGCTGACAAAGGACAGTTGAGTCCAATATCTAAAAATTTATTCTGTTTGTCACTTGCTGTTAATTGCACCTGCATCATACAACTGACTCTTAACATTTGTTTCTATTTAGAAGTCTATAAAATAATCGTTTGCAGTTGAATTGCTTAAGCACTGTAAAGCCCTTCGAAATCCTTTCAGGGCACTTGCATTAATAGTCTGACTCATAACTTGAATAAACTGAAGTACTTTCAAGTAACCCTCTGCTTCATCTTACTGAAGCAGAGGGTTCATCTCTTACAGTTTCATCTCAGATTCAATTATTGTGATAGAATTATCTTGTTTGGATGAGGTTTTGggctcaaaatgcagctttttaaaatatattactttaAAATTGTGTAACTTCTTGGTCTTTGATTTCATGAGAGCTGAGTCTACAAGTTTAATAAAAGTTAAACTTTTTGGCATCCATTCACGTATGCTGTATCTGGCTCACAAGAGTTTCAATGCAGAAAACTAGTTGCTGCAGCTGTCAAGTCTAGTTTGCCACCCTCGTAGAGTTGAGCTGTTCATTTACTGGGTGATGTAGGACAGGAGCTATGAGGCTCTACTTTTTCTCTGAACGAAGACAAGCAAAACCTGTGTATAAATGTTGCTGCGTTGCAGGCAtgagggggggggaaatcagaaGGTTTCCTTTTTCTCCAGTGAAACTGTTGGTGTTAACCTATAAAGCTGTACATGGCTTACCTGTGAGATCATCTTCTCAATCCAGTGCATCTAAGCCAAGAACAGATGCTTCAGATACCTGAAGAAAGGTTTCCTTTCTCTTaaatgcacacaaacatatacacaaaGCAAATATATGTATCTAGTTTTTATGAGGATTTTTGGAACAAACTGGTGCGGTGCTGGATACCCCTCGGTTTGCTTATGTTACACCATGGTTATGCAAGCTACGCTGGCTCCCAGACTTATTACCCTTAAAGGGTTATTACCCTTAAAGGCCTACATGTcatggagccaggttatttgttgccatctaatgggacctggagtgtgcccgcCCTTCCGTAGCAGCTCATGCCCTGTGGAACGGTTGTCCCTTGGGATCCAGCAGGGTCctgcccttttagccttccagagggcggTGAAAGGTTGACTTTTCCCCCAGGGGCTGGGACAGAGTGATAGGCTTGTCCAGTGGCTTATCactaatatttttttcccaagctcctgttcccaaaatgttttaaagactgAATTTTACATTCTAGAGACATTTAATACAATACTACATTTAcccattttgaattttcttcTGCATGATTCTTTCAAAGTCAGTAAGAGTGTGTAGGGCTAGTTCTTTTACATCttcatatttaaagaaaaatagaacatgTCAGTGTTGTGGCCAACTTTAACCTAAAATAGTTTATCTGTACTGGGTCTCATTTTTCAATTTATAATACATTCCTTTTGTCTGGATTTGCCTGTTTCTGTGTCTTGATTTATAGAGCCTTTACATTCATTAGAAAAGACTGATGTCCTAAAAGAGGCATTAAGGGTAGGGAGACTATATGGTGCCAGTTTCTGATGCCGTCTTCACCTATTTCAATTGTGTACTTCAGGAAGGGATTTTGTGGATTGGCTTTTTAAGCAAGATTACATCAATTTTTACTATATAAATGTGAATTTTCAATATcctctttttatatttatatttcagtataatgGAGACAATATGTTtcagtagaaaaataaaaagtataacaTATTAGGAAATCCCCATCCCCAATGTAAAGATTTAAAGTATAATTACTTTCTATTTATTCATTGTCTTTTTAATACAAAATGTTTGTGctattttgtaaatatttcttGCCATGAAGTTAgagttttcttgtcaaggttgGAAATGTTTGAAAAGGATATGATGATTTAGACTGTATAATCATTTTTAGGGTTgcaattacttaattatttgttagatttattccACAGTATTTTTATGATAGAACTCAAAGATTCAAAGCAATTTTCCATCCAAATGACCAGATTAAGCTAAATTCATCTACATGAAATTAAAGTTAattgattaatcaattaatttaattatgcTTGCTAATTAAACTTCAACACATCAAGATTCGATTGGCCAGTTTCCAGGTATCCTTGTAAATTCGCTTGCTGGTAGGCATTTATCTGTGACAGCAACATCCTTTTTTAAGTGATGGTAGAAATGTATCAATATTTACAGTCTGATTTCTGAAATCAACTTCTCATAGCTGGAATCCTTCCAAGCTTCTGGTTCTGCTAATTCTTCCAGAAAACAATGGATTTTGAGGCAAGGAAGCTATCCACACTAGCtatctacaatatttttttaatgccttcaagtcagttttttactCCTAgcgactgtctggactagtccctgcagttttcttggcaaggttttttggaaatggcttgccattgcctccttcctagggttgagagaaagtgactagcccaaggtcacccagctgactttgtgtccaaggcaggaTTAAAGCTCacatctcctagtttctagcctgatgcctcaaccactacaccatactggctgtcATCTATAACATTATCCAATCATTGTTGTGGCACTATATACAGTCTATCTGCATTAGTAAGGTATCACCATAGGGATGGTCAAATGACACTATAACTAACTAGTATGGATAGTCTCAAGGTGCTTGCAAAAATACAAGCATAAATGTGTACTTTTGTTCAAAGAGAACCAGCTCATTCGATCTACTTTGTAACAAAACAGAATGTTACACTAGATAGCTTGTATGGGTTTCCATGTTCCTTCTGATTTTTACAATAAATATCTGCAACTGAGCTATGCAATTCCAGTGGTATTATAGTGGTGTAgtaaaattgtttttatgatgtGGGTTTGTGGCAGGCTACAGTCAACACTTCATGGTTTAAATAATT includes:
- the MRPL32 gene encoding large ribosomal subunit protein bL32m translates to MAALLVFSSPLPILRRFLRSCWGQLGGHTPPWAPALAVQAPASLLNPVEEETEYYENPSFLDSMFWMPAPKSRRTIEVNRCRRRNFNHLIKIKKNVDICPECGNLKEKHVLCGYCYEKVKQETYAIRKQIGVLEDGPHKAPTVESVVLYAGETPKAEDEGKRIIERNRKRPSWFTLD